One genomic region from Pyrobaculum islandicum DSM 4184 encodes:
- a CDS encoding translation initiation factor IF-5A: MSTKYVEVGELKEGSYVVIDGEPCRVVEIEKSKTGKHGSAKARIVAIGVFDGGKRTLSLPVDAQIEVPIIEKFTAQVLSISGNVIQLMDMRDYKTIEVPIDYVEEEAKGRLAPGVEVEVWQILNRYKITRVK; the protein is encoded by the coding sequence ATGTCAACTAAGTACGTTGAGGTAGGAGAGCTAAAGGAGGGCTCCTATGTGGTAATAGATGGAGAGCCTTGTAGAGTTGTAGAGATAGAGAAGTCTAAAACGGGGAAACACGGTAGCGCGAAAGCGCGAATCGTTGCCATCGGCGTTTTTGATGGTGGAAAAAGGACTTTAAGTCTCCCGGTGGACGCCCAGATAGAGGTGCCTATTATTGAGAAGTTCACGGCACAAGTGCTTTCGATCTCTGGCAACGTTATTCAACTGATGGATATGCGAGACTATAAGACTATCGAAGTTCCCATAGATTACGTTGAGGAAGAGGCTAAGGGGAGGTTAGCGCCGGGAGTTGAGGTAGAGGTGTGGCAGATATTAAATCGATATAAGATAACTCGAGTGAAATAA
- a CDS encoding S-methyl-5'-thioadenosine phosphorylase, whose protein sequence is MVIKLTQPPKEPKELGVEEFPRLGIIGGSGLYDPGIFENAVEVQIHTPYGLPSDNVIIGRVSGRVVAFLPRHGRGHKYPPHKIPYRANIYALYTLGVRSIIAVSAVGSLRPDYAPGDFVVPDQFVDMTKSREYTFYDGPRTCHISIGLEPFTQEIRKVLVEVASRYNRTHDGGCYICIEGPRFSTKAESRIWREVFGCDIIGMTLVPEINLARELGMCYGLIALVTDYDVLVPHQPVTAEAVEKMMTEKIDIIKRVIAEAVPRIPAEIPKCGDVLKYACV, encoded by the coding sequence GGGTCGAGGAATTTCCAAGACTAGGAATTATAGGAGGTAGCGGTCTTTACGACCCTGGCATATTTGAAAACGCCGTGGAGGTACAAATACATACGCCATATGGTCTACCCTCTGACAATGTAATAATTGGACGTGTATCAGGACGTGTCGTCGCCTTTTTGCCCAGACATGGCAGAGGACATAAGTATCCTCCGCATAAAATACCTTATCGCGCTAATATATACGCGCTTTATACATTAGGAGTTAGGTCTATAATAGCCGTAAGTGCTGTCGGCTCTTTAAGACCTGACTACGCTCCCGGCGATTTCGTCGTTCCTGATCAATTCGTCGATATGACTAAGTCGCGTGAATACACATTTTACGACGGGCCGCGTACGTGTCATATATCAATTGGGCTAGAGCCTTTTACCCAGGAGATTAGAAAAGTTTTAGTAGAGGTGGCAAGCAGATATAATAGAACACATGACGGGGGGTGCTACATATGTATTGAAGGGCCTCGGTTTAGTACAAAAGCTGAATCTAGAATATGGCGGGAGGTTTTTGGATGCGACATAATAGGCATGACTCTTGTGCCGGAGATTAACTTAGCTAGAGAATTAGGCATGTGTTATGGCTTAATCGCCCTTGTGACAGACTACGATGTGTTAGTTCCTCACCAACCTGTGACAGCAGAGGCTGTAGAAAAAATGATGACCGAAAAAATCGACATTATAAAAAGAGTTATTGCAGAGGCCGTACCAAGAATTCCGGCAGAAATTCCCAAATGCGGCGATGTATTGAAATATGCCTGTGTCTAA
- a CDS encoding DUF655 domain-containing protein, protein MKGRKEEYAYVIDILPPEVAVYKLPPKMRREFPHDATYAHLVGENHFTLLEVTLKKGVTVDIGERLYVGLGTRDKVDKIVRRIRYDDLQPQGKENLRVIIRKIVEQQEERFIKWLNEAGPITLKLHSLELLKGVGKKKVQEIIEERRKKPFVSYEDVKQRVGIDLVELITDRILREIAGEDPYYVFASPPPATSQ, encoded by the coding sequence ATGAAGGGGAGAAAGGAGGAGTATGCATATGTAATAGACATACTACCCCCGGAAGTAGCAGTTTACAAACTCCCACCGAAAATGAGAAGGGAATTCCCACATGATGCGACATATGCCCATTTAGTTGGTGAAAACCATTTTACGCTTTTGGAAGTGACGCTTAAAAAAGGAGTTACTGTAGACATAGGAGAGAGATTATACGTAGGACTTGGGACTAGAGATAAGGTTGACAAAATTGTGAGAAGGATAAGATACGACGATCTTCAACCACAGGGCAAAGAGAATCTTCGTGTGATCATAAGAAAGATTGTAGAACAGCAAGAGGAGCGTTTTATAAAATGGCTCAATGAGGCGGGGCCTATCACTTTAAAACTCCATAGTCTGGAGTTGTTGAAAGGCGTGGGGAAGAAGAAAGTGCAGGAGATAATAGAAGAAAGGAGAAAAAAGCCCTTTGTATCATATGAAGATGTAAAACAGAGAGTCGGTATAGATCTTGTTGAATTAATTACCGATAGAATTCTGAGAGAAATAGCGGGAGAAGATCCGTATTATGTTTTTGCATCGCCTCCTCCTGCTACAAGCCAGTAG